In one Bos mutus isolate GX-2022 chromosome 19, NWIPB_WYAK_1.1, whole genome shotgun sequence genomic region, the following are encoded:
- the PER1 gene encoding period circadian protein homolog 1 isoform X2, which translates to MSRSGPLEGAEGGGDPRPGEPFCPGGGPSPGPPEHRPCPGPSLADDTDANSNGSSGNESNGPESRGASQRSSHSSSSGNGKDSALLETTESSKSTNSQSPSPPSSSIAYSLLSASSEPDNPSTSGCSSEQSARARTQKELMTALRELKLRLPPERRGKGRSGTLATLQYALACVKQVQANQEFYQQWSLEEGEPCAMDMSTYTLEELEHVTSEYTLRNQDTFSVAVSFLTGRIVYISEQAGVLLRCKRDVFRGARFSELLAPQDVGVFYGSTTPSRLPTWGPGTSAGSGLKDFTQEKSVFCRIRGGPDRDPGPRYQPFRLTPYVTKIRVSDGAPAQPCCLLIAERIHSGYEAPRIPPDKRIFTTRHTPSCLFQDVDERAAPLLGYLPQDLLGAPVLLFLHPEDRPLMLAIHKKILQLAGQPFDHSPIRFCARNGEYVTMDTSWAGFVHPWSRKVAFVLGRHKVRTAPLNEDVFTPPVPSPALSLDSDIQELSEQIHRLLLQPVHSPSPTGLCGVGPVPSSGPLLSPGSSSDSNGGDAEGPGPPAPVTFQQICKDVHLVKHQGQQLFIESRARPLPRPRVPATGTFKAKTLPCQSPDLEVAPAPIQAPVALAAEDAERKEASSCSYQQINCLDSILRYLESCNLPSTAKRKCASSSSCTASSASDDDKQRAGPVSVGAKKDPSAVLPGEGATPLKEPVVGGGALSPLALANKAESVVSITSQCSFSSTIVHVGDKKPPESDIIMMEDLPSLPPGPAPSPAPSPTVAPDPAPDAYRPVGLTKAVLSLHTQKEEQAFLSRFRDFSRLRGLDSSSTAPSAPGERGCHHSLAIPGRRHHCRSKAKRSRHHQTTRAEAPGYISQPSPVPPSAPWPPPPATPPFPAVVQPYPLPVFPPRGGPQPLPPAPTSVPPAAFPAPLVTPMVALVLPNYLFPTPSTYPYGAPQMPAEGPPTPASRSPSPSLPPSPPHRPDSPLFNSRCSSPLQLNLLQLEEAPRGEGGAAAAGSGSSAGHPPPSEETAEPEARLAEVTESSNQDALSGSSDLLELLLQEDSRSGTGSAASGSLASGLGSGSGSHEGGSTSASITRSSQSSHTSKYFGSIDSSEAEAGAAQARAEPGDQVIKYVLQDPIWLLMANADQRVMMTYQVPSRDMASVLKQDRERLRAMQKQQPRFSEDQRRELGAVHSWVRKGQLPRALDVMACVDCGSSTQEPGHPDDPLFSEVDGLGLEPMEEGGGEGGGGGGEGEGSDEAQAQAGARVSSSQDLAMEEEEQGGSSPSPALPATENGTS; encoded by the exons ATGAGCAGGAGCGGCCCCCTAGAAGGGGCTGAAGGGGGAGGGGACCCCAGGCCAGGGGAACCCTTTTGTCCTGGAGGGGGTCCatcccctgggcctccagagcaCCGACCTTGTCCTGGCCCCAGCTTGGCTGATGACACGGATGCCAACAGCAATGGCTCTAGCGGCAATGAGTCCAATGGACCCGAGTCCAGGGGTGCATCTCAGCGGAGTTCGCACAGCTCCTCCTCCGGCAATGGCAAGGACTCAGCCCTGCTGGAGACCACTGAGAGCAGCAAGAG CACGAACTCTCAGAGCCCATCCCCACCCAGCAGTTCTATTGCCTATAGCCTCCTGAGTGCCAGCTCTGAGCCAGACAACCCTTCTACCAGTGGCTGCAG CAGTGAACAGTCAGCTCGGGCAAGGACTCAGAAAGAACTCATGACGGCACTGCGAGAGCTCAAGCTTCGGCTGCCCCCGGAGCGCAGGGGCAAGGGCCGCTCCGGGACTCTGGCCACACTGCAGTACGCGCTGGCCTGCGTCAAGCAGGTGCAAG CCAACCAGGAGTTCTACCAGCAATGGAGCCTGGAGGAGGGCGAACCGTGTGCCATGGACATGTCCACCTATACTCTGGAGGAGCTGGAGCACGTCACATCTGAGTACACACTCCGCAACCAG GACACCTTCTCCGTGGCTGTCTCCTTCCTGACAGGCCGCATCGTCTACATTTCCGAGCAGGCGGGTGTCCTGCTGCGCTGCAAGCGGGACGTGTTCCGGGGTGCCCGCTTCTCTGAGCTTTTGGCTCCCCAGGACGTGGGTGTCTTCTACGGTTCCACCACCCCATCCCGCCTGCCCACCTGGGGCCCAGGGACCTCTGCAG GTTCAGGCCTCAAGGACTTCACCCAGGAGAAGTCTGTCTTCTGTCGTATCAG AGGGGGTCCTGACCGGGATCCGGGGCCTCGGTACCAGCCATTCCGCCTAACCCCATATGTGACCAAGATCCGGGTCTCCGACGGGGCCCCTGCCCAGCCATGCTGCCTGCTCATCGCAGAGCGCATTCACTCTGGTTATGAAG CTCCCCGGATCCCGCCTGACAAGAGGATCTTCACCACACGACACACGCCCAGCTGCCTCTTCCAGGATGTGGATGAGAG GGCTGCCCCACTGCTAGGCTACCTCCCCCAGGACCTCCTGGGGGCCCCAGTGCTCCTCTTCCTGCATCCGGAGGACCGACCCCTCATGCTGGCCATTCACAAGAAGA TCCTGCAGCTGGCCGGCCAGCCCTTTGACCACTCCCCTATTCGCTTCTGTGCCCGTAATGGGGAGTACGTCACCATGGACACCAGCTGGGCTGGTTTCGTGCACCCCTGGAGCCGCAAGGTGGCCTTTGTGTTGGGCCGCCACAAAGTACGCAC GGCGCCCCTGAATGAAGATGTATTCACTCCCCCGGtccccagccctgctctgtccCTGGACTCTGACATCCAAGAGCTCTCAGAGCAGATCCACCGGCTGCTGTTACAG CCTGTGCACAGCCCCAGCCCCACGGGCCTCTGTGGAGTAGGCCCTGTGCCTTCCTCTGGCCCTCTCCTCAGCCCTGGCTCCTCCAGTGACAGCAATGGGGGTGATGCCGAGGGACCTGGGCCTCCTGCCCCG GTGACCTTCCAGCAGATCTGTAAGGATGTGCACCTGGTGAAGCATCAGGGGCAGCAGCTTTTTATTGAGTCCCGGGCCCGGCCTCTGCCCCGGCCCCGTGTCCCTG CTACTGGCACATTCAAGGCCAAGACCCTTCCCTGCCAATCCCCAGACCTGGAGGTGGCCCCGGCTCCAATCCAGGCCCCAGTGGCCTTGGCCGCTGAGGACGCTGAGCGGAAAGAAGCCTCCAGTTGCTCCTACCAGCAGATCAACTGCCTGGACAGCATCCTCAG GTACCTGGAGAGCTGCAACCTCCCCAGCACCGCAAAGCGCAAATGTGCGTCCTCCTCTTCCTGCACTGCCTCTTCGGCCTCCGACGACGACAAGCAGCGGGCAGGCCCAGTCTCTGTGGGCGCCAAGAAAG ATCCATCAGCAGtgctgcctggggagggggccaCCCCTCTGAAGGAGCCGGTGGTGGGAGGAGGAGCCCTGAGCCCGCTCGCCCTGGCCAATAAGGCGGAGAGCGTGGTGTCCATCACCAGTCAGTGTAGCTTCAGCTCCACCATCGTCCATGTGGGAGACAAGAAGCCCCCGGAGTCGG ACATCATCATGATGGAGGACCTGCCCAGCCTGCCTCCCGGTccagctcccagcccagcccctagTCCTACGGTAGCCCCTGACCCAGCCCCAGACGCCTACCGCCCAGTGGGCCTGACCAAGGCCGTGCTGTCCCTGCACACACAGAAGGAGGAGCAGGCCTTCCTCAGCCGCTTCCGTGACTTCAGCAGGCTGCGTGGACTGGACAGCTCCTCCACAGCCCCCTCGGCCCCTGGCGAGCGAG GCTGCCACCACAGCCTTGCCATCCCCGGCCGCCGCCACCACTGCCGATCCAAAGCCAAGCGCTCACGTCACCACCAGACAACTCGGGCCGAAGCCCCCGGATACATCTCCCAGCCCTCGCCTGTGCCACCCTCTGCCCCCTGGCCCCCGCCACCAGCCACTCCTCCCTTCCCAGCTGTGGTCCAGCCATACCCGCTCCCCGTGTTCCCCCCGAGAGGTGGCCCTcagcctctccctcctgctcccacGTCTGTGCCTCCTGCAGCTTTCCCTGCCCCCCTGGTGACCCCCATGGTGGCCTTGGTGCTCCCTAACTATCTGTTCCCTACCCCATCCACCTACCCCTATGGGGCACCCCAGATGCCTGCTGAGGGGCCTCCTACCCCTGCCTCCCGCTCCCCGTCTCCGTCCCTGCCCCCGAGCCCTCCCCACCGCCCCGACTCTCCGCTCTTCAACTCAAGATGCAGCTCCCCACTCCAGCTAAACCTGCTGCAGCTTGAGGAGGCCCCTCGAGGTGAGGGGGGTGCAGCGGCAGCGGGCTCTGGGAGCAGTGCTGGGCACCCCCCTCCCAGCGAGGAGACGGCAGAACCAGAGGCCAGACTG gcagaGGTAACTGAGTCCTCCAACCAGGATGCTCTCTCGGGCTCCAGTGACCTGCTGGAGTTGCTGCTACAAGAGGACTCTCGATCAGGCACGGGCTCTGCTGCCTCAGGCTCCTTGGCCTCCGGCTTGGGCTCTGGTTCAGGCTCCCATGAGGGGGGCAGCACTTCCGCCAGCATCACGC GCAGCAGTCAGAGCAGCCACACGAGCAAGTACTTTGGCAGCATCGATTCTTCAGAGGCTGAGGCTGGGGCTGCCCAGGCCAGGGCTGAGCCTGGGGACCAGGTCATTAAGTATGTGCTCCAGGATCCCATCTGGCTGCTCATGGCCAATGCTGACCAGCGTGTCATGATGACTTATCAGGTGCCCTCCAG ggacaTGGCCTCTGTGCTGAAGCAGGACCGGGAACGGCTCCGGGCCATGCAGAAGCAGCAGCCTCGGTTCTCGGAGGACCAGCGGAGGGAACTGGGTGCTGTGCACTCCTGGGTCCGGAAAGGTCAACTGCCTCGGGCCCTTGATGTGATG gcCTGTGTGGACTGCGGTAGCAGCACCCAAGAGCCTGGCCATCCTGATGACCCTCTCTTCTCGGAAGTGGATGGACTGGGGCTGGAGCCCATGGAGGAGGGCGGAGGCGagggtggtggcggtggtggtgagGGTGAGGGCAGCGATGAGGCCCAGGCCCAAGCTGGGGCCAGGGTCTCGAGCTCTCAGGACCTGGCCATGGAAGAGGAGGAGCAAGGTGGGAGCTCACCCAGTCCAGCCTTACCTGCCACAGAAAATGGCACCAGCTAG
- the PER1 gene encoding period circadian protein homolog 1 isoform X1, protein MSRSGPLEGAEGGGDPRPGEPFCPGGGPSPGPPEHRPCPGPSLADDTDANSNGSSGNESNGPESRGASQRSSHSSSSGNGKDSALLETTESSKSTNSQSPSPPSSSIAYSLLSASSEPDNPSTSGCSSEQSARARTQKELMTALRELKLRLPPERRGKGRSGTLATLQYALACVKQVQANQEFYQQWSLEEGEPCAMDMSTYTLEELEHVTSEYTLRNQDTFSVAVSFLTGRIVYISEQAGVLLRCKRDVFRGARFSELLAPQDVGVFYGSTTPSRLPTWGPGTSAGSGLKDFTQEKSVFCRIRGGPDRDPGPRYQPFRLTPYVTKIRVSDGAPAQPCCLLIAERIHSGYEAPRIPPDKRIFTTRHTPSCLFQDVDERAAPLLGYLPQDLLGAPVLLFLHPEDRPLMLAIHKKILQLAGQPFDHSPIRFCARNGEYVTMDTSWAGFVHPWSRKVAFVLGRHKVRTAPLNEDVFTPPVPSPALSLDSDIQELSEQIHRLLLQPVHSPSPTGLCGVGPVPSSGPLLSPGSSSDSNGGDAEGPGPPAPVTFQQICKDVHLVKHQGQQLFIESRARPLPRPRVPATGTFKAKTLPCQSPDLEVAPAPIQAPVALAAEDAERKEASSCSYQQINCLDSILRYLESCNLPSTAKRKCASSSSCTASSASDDDKQRAGPVSVGAKKDPSAVLPGEGATPLKEPVVGGGALSPLALANKAESVVSITSQCSFSSTIVHVGDKKPPESDIIMMEDLPSLPPGPAPSPAPSPTVAPDPAPDAYRPVGLTKAVLSLHTQKEEQAFLSRFRDFSRLRGLDSSSTAPSAPGERGCHHSLAIPGRRHHCRSKAKRSRHHQTTRAEAPGYISQPSPVPPSAPWPPPPATPPFPAVVQPYPLPVFPPRGGPQPLPPAPTSVPPAAFPAPLVTPMVALVLPNYLFPTPSTYPYGAPQMPAEGPPTPASRSPSPSLPPSPPHRPDSPLFNSRCSSPLQLNLLQLEEAPRGEGGAAAAGSGSSAGHPPPSEETAEPEARLAEVTESSNQDALSGSSDLLELLLQEDSRSGTGSAASGSLASGLGSGSGSHEGGSTSASITRSSQSSHTSKYFGSIDSSEAEAGAAQARAEPGDQVIKYVLQDPIWLLMANADQRVMMTYQVPSSRDMASVLKQDRERLRAMQKQQPRFSEDQRRELGAVHSWVRKGQLPRALDVMACVDCGSSTQEPGHPDDPLFSEVDGLGLEPMEEGGGEGGGGGGEGEGSDEAQAQAGARVSSSQDLAMEEEEQGGSSPSPALPATENGTS, encoded by the exons ATGAGCAGGAGCGGCCCCCTAGAAGGGGCTGAAGGGGGAGGGGACCCCAGGCCAGGGGAACCCTTTTGTCCTGGAGGGGGTCCatcccctgggcctccagagcaCCGACCTTGTCCTGGCCCCAGCTTGGCTGATGACACGGATGCCAACAGCAATGGCTCTAGCGGCAATGAGTCCAATGGACCCGAGTCCAGGGGTGCATCTCAGCGGAGTTCGCACAGCTCCTCCTCCGGCAATGGCAAGGACTCAGCCCTGCTGGAGACCACTGAGAGCAGCAAGAG CACGAACTCTCAGAGCCCATCCCCACCCAGCAGTTCTATTGCCTATAGCCTCCTGAGTGCCAGCTCTGAGCCAGACAACCCTTCTACCAGTGGCTGCAG CAGTGAACAGTCAGCTCGGGCAAGGACTCAGAAAGAACTCATGACGGCACTGCGAGAGCTCAAGCTTCGGCTGCCCCCGGAGCGCAGGGGCAAGGGCCGCTCCGGGACTCTGGCCACACTGCAGTACGCGCTGGCCTGCGTCAAGCAGGTGCAAG CCAACCAGGAGTTCTACCAGCAATGGAGCCTGGAGGAGGGCGAACCGTGTGCCATGGACATGTCCACCTATACTCTGGAGGAGCTGGAGCACGTCACATCTGAGTACACACTCCGCAACCAG GACACCTTCTCCGTGGCTGTCTCCTTCCTGACAGGCCGCATCGTCTACATTTCCGAGCAGGCGGGTGTCCTGCTGCGCTGCAAGCGGGACGTGTTCCGGGGTGCCCGCTTCTCTGAGCTTTTGGCTCCCCAGGACGTGGGTGTCTTCTACGGTTCCACCACCCCATCCCGCCTGCCCACCTGGGGCCCAGGGACCTCTGCAG GTTCAGGCCTCAAGGACTTCACCCAGGAGAAGTCTGTCTTCTGTCGTATCAG AGGGGGTCCTGACCGGGATCCGGGGCCTCGGTACCAGCCATTCCGCCTAACCCCATATGTGACCAAGATCCGGGTCTCCGACGGGGCCCCTGCCCAGCCATGCTGCCTGCTCATCGCAGAGCGCATTCACTCTGGTTATGAAG CTCCCCGGATCCCGCCTGACAAGAGGATCTTCACCACACGACACACGCCCAGCTGCCTCTTCCAGGATGTGGATGAGAG GGCTGCCCCACTGCTAGGCTACCTCCCCCAGGACCTCCTGGGGGCCCCAGTGCTCCTCTTCCTGCATCCGGAGGACCGACCCCTCATGCTGGCCATTCACAAGAAGA TCCTGCAGCTGGCCGGCCAGCCCTTTGACCACTCCCCTATTCGCTTCTGTGCCCGTAATGGGGAGTACGTCACCATGGACACCAGCTGGGCTGGTTTCGTGCACCCCTGGAGCCGCAAGGTGGCCTTTGTGTTGGGCCGCCACAAAGTACGCAC GGCGCCCCTGAATGAAGATGTATTCACTCCCCCGGtccccagccctgctctgtccCTGGACTCTGACATCCAAGAGCTCTCAGAGCAGATCCACCGGCTGCTGTTACAG CCTGTGCACAGCCCCAGCCCCACGGGCCTCTGTGGAGTAGGCCCTGTGCCTTCCTCTGGCCCTCTCCTCAGCCCTGGCTCCTCCAGTGACAGCAATGGGGGTGATGCCGAGGGACCTGGGCCTCCTGCCCCG GTGACCTTCCAGCAGATCTGTAAGGATGTGCACCTGGTGAAGCATCAGGGGCAGCAGCTTTTTATTGAGTCCCGGGCCCGGCCTCTGCCCCGGCCCCGTGTCCCTG CTACTGGCACATTCAAGGCCAAGACCCTTCCCTGCCAATCCCCAGACCTGGAGGTGGCCCCGGCTCCAATCCAGGCCCCAGTGGCCTTGGCCGCTGAGGACGCTGAGCGGAAAGAAGCCTCCAGTTGCTCCTACCAGCAGATCAACTGCCTGGACAGCATCCTCAG GTACCTGGAGAGCTGCAACCTCCCCAGCACCGCAAAGCGCAAATGTGCGTCCTCCTCTTCCTGCACTGCCTCTTCGGCCTCCGACGACGACAAGCAGCGGGCAGGCCCAGTCTCTGTGGGCGCCAAGAAAG ATCCATCAGCAGtgctgcctggggagggggccaCCCCTCTGAAGGAGCCGGTGGTGGGAGGAGGAGCCCTGAGCCCGCTCGCCCTGGCCAATAAGGCGGAGAGCGTGGTGTCCATCACCAGTCAGTGTAGCTTCAGCTCCACCATCGTCCATGTGGGAGACAAGAAGCCCCCGGAGTCGG ACATCATCATGATGGAGGACCTGCCCAGCCTGCCTCCCGGTccagctcccagcccagcccctagTCCTACGGTAGCCCCTGACCCAGCCCCAGACGCCTACCGCCCAGTGGGCCTGACCAAGGCCGTGCTGTCCCTGCACACACAGAAGGAGGAGCAGGCCTTCCTCAGCCGCTTCCGTGACTTCAGCAGGCTGCGTGGACTGGACAGCTCCTCCACAGCCCCCTCGGCCCCTGGCGAGCGAG GCTGCCACCACAGCCTTGCCATCCCCGGCCGCCGCCACCACTGCCGATCCAAAGCCAAGCGCTCACGTCACCACCAGACAACTCGGGCCGAAGCCCCCGGATACATCTCCCAGCCCTCGCCTGTGCCACCCTCTGCCCCCTGGCCCCCGCCACCAGCCACTCCTCCCTTCCCAGCTGTGGTCCAGCCATACCCGCTCCCCGTGTTCCCCCCGAGAGGTGGCCCTcagcctctccctcctgctcccacGTCTGTGCCTCCTGCAGCTTTCCCTGCCCCCCTGGTGACCCCCATGGTGGCCTTGGTGCTCCCTAACTATCTGTTCCCTACCCCATCCACCTACCCCTATGGGGCACCCCAGATGCCTGCTGAGGGGCCTCCTACCCCTGCCTCCCGCTCCCCGTCTCCGTCCCTGCCCCCGAGCCCTCCCCACCGCCCCGACTCTCCGCTCTTCAACTCAAGATGCAGCTCCCCACTCCAGCTAAACCTGCTGCAGCTTGAGGAGGCCCCTCGAGGTGAGGGGGGTGCAGCGGCAGCGGGCTCTGGGAGCAGTGCTGGGCACCCCCCTCCCAGCGAGGAGACGGCAGAACCAGAGGCCAGACTG gcagaGGTAACTGAGTCCTCCAACCAGGATGCTCTCTCGGGCTCCAGTGACCTGCTGGAGTTGCTGCTACAAGAGGACTCTCGATCAGGCACGGGCTCTGCTGCCTCAGGCTCCTTGGCCTCCGGCTTGGGCTCTGGTTCAGGCTCCCATGAGGGGGGCAGCACTTCCGCCAGCATCACGC GCAGCAGTCAGAGCAGCCACACGAGCAAGTACTTTGGCAGCATCGATTCTTCAGAGGCTGAGGCTGGGGCTGCCCAGGCCAGGGCTGAGCCTGGGGACCAGGTCATTAAGTATGTGCTCCAGGATCCCATCTGGCTGCTCATGGCCAATGCTGACCAGCGTGTCATGATGACTTATCAGGTGCCCTCCAG cagggacaTGGCCTCTGTGCTGAAGCAGGACCGGGAACGGCTCCGGGCCATGCAGAAGCAGCAGCCTCGGTTCTCGGAGGACCAGCGGAGGGAACTGGGTGCTGTGCACTCCTGGGTCCGGAAAGGTCAACTGCCTCGGGCCCTTGATGTGATG gcCTGTGTGGACTGCGGTAGCAGCACCCAAGAGCCTGGCCATCCTGATGACCCTCTCTTCTCGGAAGTGGATGGACTGGGGCTGGAGCCCATGGAGGAGGGCGGAGGCGagggtggtggcggtggtggtgagGGTGAGGGCAGCGATGAGGCCCAGGCCCAAGCTGGGGCCAGGGTCTCGAGCTCTCAGGACCTGGCCATGGAAGAGGAGGAGCAAGGTGGGAGCTCACCCAGTCCAGCCTTACCTGCCACAGAAAATGGCACCAGCTAG